From Scyliorhinus canicula chromosome 15, sScyCan1.1, whole genome shotgun sequence:
tctctggaattctcttccacagagaacagaggaggctggatcattgaatatattcaaggctgagagttCGAGATGTTTGAACTACAGGGAAGTCCAGGGTtacagggaggggggcaggaaagTAGTTATGCCACGATgagaatcagatcagccgtgaacttatcaaatggcagagcaggcaaataaagctctctctacactgtcccatcaatccATCTGTAATCAAGAAGCGTCCCTTATTATACTTCTATTTCTCAGATCAAAATGAGATTGCCTGCTGAGCAGGAGCTGTTTTATGCTGTGAGGGATTCTGATCTATAAAACAGAAAGCTGAGACCATGCTTAACTAACTCTCTGATCTGGTTGTTCAATACATGATTTCAATCTAGAAATCAAAATTTGCCTCCCTCCCCATAACAAGCCAGGAGTCACAGGTCCCCCAGGGAGTAGCCTGTGTGTCCTTACCAAGCACTGTCCTTCTCTGTGAGCTGTGGAGTTCCTCTCTCTTCCATCACTCTcaccgctctgcctctctccaccTTTCATGGGTTCAGCTGTGAGTTTACTGCTCCgcgctttatttttatttttctgtgAGGGTCTGGAAGCCACGAGCTGTTTGGCCTTTTGATGGCTTGGCAGCATGGGATCTGCCTTTGCCTCTATGTTCTGAACTGCAGGCACAGGTTGTCTTGTACACTCTCCCAGTTGCAGTTCAGCATCGGCCTCAGGGATTGCAAAATTAAACTTGAATTCGGAGTCTTGGCTTTTAGTCTTTGTAAAGATTATCAGCTTCTCCTCTTCTACAACCTGATCAGAATCTTCATTCACAGCATCACAACTCCCAGCTTGTGACTGTCTCCTGGTGTCGGCAGTCTCAAAATTCAGGCGGCCATAAGCTGGGTGTATTTCTGTGGGATCATCACTCACTCCCTTAGGCACAGCGAAACTGAACTGGAAGCCACTCTGTGGCTGGTCGAGTCTTCTGGAGCATTCCTCATGTGCTATGTGCCCACAGTCAGTGGAACTGGCTTGCGGAGTTGCTGCTGGGGTGTGGTTCAGAGCTGGTGCAATAAAAACAACTGGTCATTTAGTGACAAgacattttaaaaaggaaactacCAATTCGTCCCAGAAATGGTGCCACATTTATTCTGCTTTGATTTTCAACCGTCTCCAAATATAATTTTCTGGTAAATTACTCAATTTGTCTAATGCATTTATTGTGGAATTATTTTCCGAGTTCCTGATTTCTTCAAATCCGCCCTGCATTTAGACCATCCAGCAGCTTGAACATTCCCCATTCTCTCAATGAGCTTTTCAATTCCcttcagtatttttttaaaaggaagagtAGGTGTTTGGAATTCTGTTCCACAGAGAGCATGGAAGGCTacatcattaaatatattcaaagttgaGTTAAACAgaattttgattgacaagggagtcaagggttattggggggggggggggcagaaaaagtTGTGTTACAGCCaatatcagatcaaccatgaagtaattgaatggcagtgcaggcttgatgggcctacGGGCTGTTACTGTTTCTTCTGACACCTGCAAGACTTTGTTTTTCAAGAACAAACAACTTTATTCACAAcaccgagacagagagaggggggaatgtGCCCAagaggcagatgggggagggggaaatagaAACCAGCGTGTgcgagggagacggggggggagagggagagagagagagagagagaacagagagccCACGAGGGGGACAGGTAAGAGAAAATAAAGTGTgcaagggggacgggggggggggggggggggggtgggggggggggggggggggggggggggggggtttaatcagTGACACACCTCATAAACAGGTCCTGTTACTGAAATATGTGACCCAGGCCCTCTTACCACCCATTAGCACTGGGCTGTGGGACAGGCTCCACGCTCCTGATTGCTTACCTTGTTCTGGTGACAATTTAAGCTGAAGGACACCAGTGTGCATCTGCTGGACATCCCAATCCAGTTCTTCCTGGATGGTCCTGTTGAGGGCCTGCAACAGAAAGAAAGCTTTATCACACCAACCTGTGGGCAACAAGTAGAATGGAGCCGGGAGGAGAGACTGTTTACCTCAAGTTCCTCACTCCAACTTGAGAACAGCTTAATGGTGCCCATGGAACAGCTGGCAAGAGAGCTAGTCTCATGCAATAGACATTTGACTGCACAAACCCATTTCACAAAGGATCATTACAGCTCGGGAGATTTCCTCCCATCAGACTGGGCTAGATATGGATGAAATGTCTAACCCGCTGCACTGTCCAGTTCTTCATAGGTGGTCAGTATTGAGTAGTGAATGTGTAAATTCAGAGTGACATCACATGGGGAGACAGTagtgttgtggtaatgtcactggactagtagccCAGATATTAAAAGGAaacacacagcaggtctggcagcatctgtggaaaataGAAACCAGTCCATTGGACAGTTAAAGAGAAGTAGAAATATGATGGGTTTTATACTGTTGAAGAGGGGCTGGAGCAGGTGAccaaaatagaaggtcagggaaggaagatcttccctccacagcttcCAACTTCACAGTCCCCCAATTCCACGGAGTCCGCTTCTGCTTCCTTTCCAAAATCCACCAACAGGAACTGTACGGGTAGGCCCACTGACTCTTTGTCACTTCTCTCCTGTACTACTCCTGACATTCTATTATGCTGCACCCCCTTGCTTCAACAGTATAAAACCCATTACATTTCTACTTCTCTTCAGCCATGAAGAGTCAgacggacttgaaacattaactctgtttctcgcaggggcagcattgtggcgctGGGGTTAGCACTActggctcacggcgccgaggtctcaatcccggctctgggtcactccgtgtggagtttgcacattttccctgtgtttgcgggagtttcgcccccacaacccaaagatatgcagggtaggtggatcgacgacgctaaattgccccttaattggaaaaaattaattgggtactctaaaaatttgctccacagatgctgccagacctgcagcattttctgttttgatttcaaatttccagaatctgcagtattttgcttttattttagtgatCCAGAGATTATAGACTAATGTCCTGGAACGTGGcacctgatggaatttaaattcaattcatgaaatctgggattgaaagctagtctcagtaatggttatTAGACCAGTGAATATCCATTCATCCATTAGGAAACAGGAAACGTCCACTGATTCACATTAGTTTTATTGCGATTGCACTGGTTTCTACTCTCCGTTCTGGGACCTTTCCCTCCAGAAGCCACCCCAACTGGGGAAAAAGCCAGCTTGGGAAGAGCAGTAATCAATTAACATGCAATAATGCCAGACGGGTAGAGAGAGACATCAATAATGGTCATTCGCAATATATCACTCACCTCCTCCATCTAGCAAACcgttggcactttatcaaatcagTGGTCAGCCTGGGCACCTCCCCAGACCAGCAGTCAGCTTGGGCACCTGTAGGAAAAGAAAAGACTCCGGGTTTAATTCCGCCATCTCTGTGCTGTTAGTGCACCTGTTAACTTAGTGCTGCCACTAAGCTGTTGGTCAAGGGTGAATGAGTCAGTGTAGCATtttattcttgttgtttctgctcaGGAGGATGTGGCGTAATAGCAAGTGCACAACCCAGCAAGTTCTTGATGTGACTGTATTTGTTGGCACGCAATATTAGTTTCAGATCACTAAATCATGTCATTACACTCATACGGACATCCTCCTGAAGGCAGCGTTTTGTTTGAGAATTTTAAGACATGGGGTGGCTGCCTCTTCAATACGCAGTTGTGTGATCAGGAGCTTTGGACTGCAAGCCAGTGCCCTGCTCACCTGTATATCGACATGGCTCGaattgagtgtgtgtatgtgcttGAGATTAAACCAGAAGAATATAAAATAATAGAAGTAGGCATGCAGTCACTCTAGTCAGCTTCACCATTTAATAATTTCAATTCCACTTTTCTGCCTTCTTCATAACTCTTGACTCCGTTATAGTTGATAAACAGTGTCCATCTCAGACAGgaacatatttaatgacccaACCGTCACAGCTCGcaggggtagaaaattccaaagaaatTCAAGAATTCCAAAGGGGTAGAAAATTCCATAGGTAACTATGAAGGTATGAGgaatgagttggctatgatggactgggaaacatgactgaaaggaaggacagtggatggACAAAGGCAGACTTTAAAGGAATGAatagtgaactccaaaagttgtttatttctcatggcgctgaggtcctaggttcgatcctgggccTAGGtcagtccgtgtagagtttgtacattctccccgtgtttgcgtgtgtttcgccccacaacccaatgatgtgcagggtaggtggattggccacgctaaattgccccttaattggaaaaaatgaattgggtactccaaatatatattttttaagttgtttattcctatttggcacaagagtagaaagggaactgtggccaaaccatggcttacaagggaaattagagatagtactaGATTCAAAGAAGTAGACAAATTGGGGGGAAAAAGCCacggacctgaggattgggaacagtttacaaTTCAGCAAAGGCGACCTATGCACTGAcggtagggtcacaacactggacgaattgacgcagagattccaactagctaaaggcaacaaactcatacctgcagcttaaaaacttcctacggcaGAATCCGAGGACATGCCCGTGACCACCACAACAGACACTATTAGAAGAGctactggacgcagacatccTAGGCAGAGGGAACGGGAGTGACATAGACGAACAACTGCTAGAGAGCCGACACCGAACTGGACACAAGGACGAAATGGAAGGAAAACAGgggttcgaaatagggtgggaATTCTGGAGCAAAgtacttcacagggtcaactctacctccacatgcacgaggctcaacctaacgcagctaaaagtggtacatagagcccacttgaccagaacccgaatgagcaggatctttccggaggtggatgctagaacggtgccaaggagaccTGGCCAACCAgagccacatgttctggtcctgccccagacttgctgggtactggacagtcttcttcgaggc
This genomic window contains:
- the c15h8orf33 gene encoding UPF0488 protein C8orf33 homolog, which encodes MEEALNRTIQEELDWDVQQMHTGVLQLKLSPEQALNHTPAATPQASSTDCGHIAHEECSRRLDQPQSGFQFSFAVPKGVSDDPTEIHPAYGRLNFETADTRRQSQAGSCDAVNEDSDQVVEEEKLIIFTKTKSQDSEFKFNFAIPEADAELQLGECTRQPVPAVQNIEAKADPMLPSHQKAKQLVASRPSQKNKNKARSSKLTAEPMKGGERQSGESDGRERNSTAHREGQCLSSEEQLRREVGWCIEQLELGLRTQKAKQKQADRALNALRTLRSEKAPLVKKRQVMRSIFGDYRKKMEEEWQKQFKFMIAATKSANIKPVGLQTKSRVFRKSMSKLTKDDTDPESMNSERSTIQCMRECDQRQLSV